In the genome of Poecilia reticulata strain Guanapo linkage group LG16, Guppy_female_1.0+MT, whole genome shotgun sequence, one region contains:
- the nppcl gene encoding C-type natriuretic peptide-like, whose translation MLRPVLLCAALLLLTPFEVTEARALHPAPDAAQFLEQFLERYNDLLTLDDLENMLNSQPEDQSSAAAAASSSSSSSGVKAAEYPKWADVQTQPETPWLRLLKGALAVQRDAEPERSRRGWNKGCFGLKLDRIGSMSGLGC comes from the exons ATGCTGCGCCCCGTGCTGCTGTGCGCCGCTCTGCTCCTCCTGACTCCCTTTGAGGTGACGGAGGCTCGTGCTCTCCATCCTGCTCCTGATGCTGCACAG TTTCTGGAGCAGTTTCTGGAGCGCTACAATGACCTCCTGACCCTGGACGACTTGGAGAACATGTTGAACAGCCAGCCGGAGGATCAGTCCAGtgccgccgctgctgcttcctcctcatcctcctcctctgggGTCAAAGCAGCTGAGTACCCTAAGTGGGCTGACGTCCAGACACAGCCGGAGACCCCCTGGCTCCGGCTGCTGAAGGGGGCGCTTGCCGTGCAGAGGGATGCAGAACCAGAGAGGTCACGGAGGGGATGGAACAAAGGATGCTTTGGCTTGAAACTGGACCGGATCGGGTCCATGAGCGGACTTGGCTGTTAg